A stretch of the Paenibacillus dendritiformis genome encodes the following:
- a CDS encoding ABC transporter ATP-binding protein gives MDLIRVNNVSKIYGEKESRVCALDGITVRIAKGDFVALLGPSGSGKSTLLNVMSGLEKADAGEIYFADQPISRYGDKQLVEFRRKHTGYIFQQYHLISNLTVQENIEIGQYLNADSLNLDELMKELNIHHLKSRFPYELSGGQQQRVAIARALIKKPEVLFCDEATGALDEANGKQVLNCLQNMQQKYGITIVFVTHHLGIAKMARHIIRLNSGRLVAQEVNEHPLAAEEISWG, from the coding sequence ATGGACTTAATAAGAGTCAACAATGTAAGCAAGATATATGGCGAAAAGGAAAGCCGGGTTTGCGCGCTCGACGGGATTACCGTCCGCATTGCAAAAGGCGATTTTGTCGCATTGCTTGGTCCGAGCGGCTCCGGCAAGTCTACTTTGCTCAACGTGATGTCCGGTTTGGAGAAGGCGGATGCGGGAGAAATTTATTTTGCCGACCAACCTATTTCCCGGTATGGGGATAAGCAATTGGTCGAATTTCGACGGAAGCATACAGGGTATATTTTTCAGCAGTATCATTTGATTTCGAACTTGACGGTTCAAGAAAATATCGAGATCGGGCAATATCTGAACGCGGATAGCCTCAACTTGGATGAACTCATGAAGGAATTGAATATCCATCATCTGAAAAGCCGGTTCCCGTATGAACTATCCGGGGGCCAGCAGCAGCGGGTAGCGATTGCAAGGGCATTGATCAAGAAGCCCGAGGTGCTTTTCTGCGACGAAGCGACAGGCGCTCTGGATGAAGCGAACGGAAAGCAGGTGCTGAACTGCCTGCAAAATATGCAGCAAAAATACGGCATTACGATTGTATTCGTCACGCATCATCTCGGAATCGCGAAAATGGCCCGGCACATTATCAGGCTGAATAGCGGCCGGCTGGTTGCCCAAGAAGTGAACGAGCATCCGCTTGCGGCCGAGGAAATCAGTTGGGGATAA
- a CDS encoding hydroxysqualene dehydroxylase, translating into MVASVHPSVVVLGGGIAGMSAAQELMERGFHVTVLESRRIPGGKARSMPVPGTGTEGRRDLPAEHGFRFFPKFYKHVTDTMKRIPYQGGRRSVYDNLIEGTNLGLAFFDRPMQPFLTEFPQSISGWRTLLKSLFRNNLRLSEHDIDHYVSALWKVLTSCDERRLLDYQRVSWWDFLQAEKQSPEFRHIFTGLTRILVAARAREVNACTVGTVGATIMLDMVLPGGSADRLLNGPTNDVWINPWLNYLRQGGVDYRFGAKVEHIHCEDGRIRGVTVTENGQSRRVTADYYLAALPVEVMAELLNDGLLAGDPLLGGLIELAKNVEWMNGVQFYLKVDVPIIHGHVIYMDSPWALTSVSQAQFWPEFRLSDYGNGQVRGIISIDVSDWKVPGILYGKPAMECTREEIKAEVWEQIKRSLNQDKIVLSDDMLVEWNLDEDIQFEEGRATNAEPLLVNHVNTWNLRPNAYTAIPNLFLASDYVRTNTDLATMESANEAARRAVNCILERAGSDAPPCKIWDMYDYPILSAWRSNDRARFHKGLPWNGKIIG; encoded by the coding sequence ATGGTAGCATCAGTTCATCCTTCAGTTGTCGTGCTGGGCGGCGGAATCGCCGGCATGAGTGCCGCGCAGGAGCTGATGGAGCGCGGATTTCACGTTACGGTTTTGGAGTCGCGCCGCATTCCCGGAGGGAAGGCGCGCAGCATGCCTGTGCCGGGGACGGGAACAGAGGGACGGCGGGATTTGCCGGCTGAGCACGGATTTCGCTTTTTCCCGAAGTTCTACAAGCATGTCACGGACACGATGAAGCGCATCCCTTATCAGGGGGGACGGCGCAGCGTGTATGATAATCTCATCGAAGGCACGAATCTGGGACTTGCGTTTTTCGACCGCCCGATGCAGCCTTTTCTAACCGAATTCCCCCAATCCATCAGCGGATGGAGAACCTTGCTCAAATCTCTCTTCAGGAACAATCTCAGACTCAGCGAGCATGATATCGACCACTATGTGTCTGCCCTATGGAAGGTGTTGACGAGCTGTGACGAGCGCAGATTGCTCGATTATCAGCGCGTCTCCTGGTGGGATTTCCTGCAGGCGGAGAAGCAGTCCCCCGAATTCCGGCACATCTTTACCGGCTTGACGCGCATTCTTGTCGCAGCCAGAGCCAGAGAAGTAAACGCTTGCACGGTCGGCACGGTCGGAGCGACGATCATGCTGGACATGGTGCTGCCGGGAGGCAGCGCCGATCGGCTTTTGAACGGGCCGACGAACGATGTATGGATTAACCCGTGGCTGAACTACTTGCGGCAGGGGGGCGTCGATTACCGCTTCGGCGCCAAGGTCGAGCATATTCACTGCGAGGACGGCCGGATCCGAGGGGTAACGGTAACCGAGAACGGCCAGTCCCGACGGGTGACCGCGGACTATTACCTTGCGGCGCTGCCGGTGGAAGTGATGGCTGAATTGCTGAATGACGGGCTGCTTGCCGGCGATCCGCTGCTGGGGGGATTAATTGAGCTGGCCAAGAATGTCGAGTGGATGAACGGTGTCCAATTTTATCTGAAGGTGGATGTGCCGATCATTCATGGACATGTCATTTACATGGACAGCCCTTGGGCGTTGACCTCGGTCTCGCAGGCCCAGTTCTGGCCCGAATTCCGGTTAAGCGACTATGGCAACGGCCAGGTGAGGGGGATTATCTCCATTGATGTATCCGATTGGAAGGTGCCGGGCATTTTGTACGGGAAGCCGGCGATGGAATGCACTAGGGAAGAGATTAAGGCCGAGGTGTGGGAACAGATCAAGCGCAGTCTGAATCAGGACAAGATCGTGCTGTCCGACGACATGCTCGTGGAGTGGAATCTGGATGAAGATATTCAATTCGAAGAGGGACGGGCGACCAATGCGGAGCCGCTGCTCGTGAACCACGTGAACACCTGGAACCTGCGGCCGAACGCTTACACGGCGATTCCGAATTTGTTCCTGGCCTCCGACTATGTCCGGACGAATACGGATCTGGCCACGATGGAGAGCGCGAACGAAGCCGCCCGCCGGGCCGTCAACTGCATTCTGGAGCGCGCCGGCTCCGATGCGCCCCCATGCAAAATATGGGAC
- a CDS encoding ABC transporter permease: MRNVMRFVWRDLLKHRLQVWLMLLLIVATSFIYFFIQYASDGILTEYERFAEASGQEHFAFRPNLAVLLEEEKLRQLARRESISQQDLDSLGLENLIDTGMLRLPDEEAAAAARLSEEYRFHADEMKYKENVEQGMLYRWYDDASGRSVNRIHVVEGRLPADNGEIAVALHADTGQPWKVGDRLTIGDQAYAITGTVILPEQMRRYAADAERPFDIIVSAKQYEGINGKEFHYFSGRFRDGVYKEDAIRQMAQDVRFASFLPAQDNPGATELAKGAASNSGMALLFLIILTLLCTGVFLIFLNRRLRQQQKSLGCLIALGYPRAQLRKAYVAIHAALCAAGVILGLLLAYFASDLLLQQFQAQYVMPAFPKKLDASSLLTGVLVIMIGFNASSYWMVARIMNGDAAAMLHARQKQEHVNFLTRRVSGATAGLPFIWRVKLQMSVRSLKMIVMLGITVLLSSILFIMGLSLNQSSSIAAEQRFRGVNYQYDIQYAEARISQHDESRNDYYMQKNKRMAWDEGSGKRAGATVNLLAFDGDEQWLTLSDGSGREINAKLKEGAIVHVSKAHLYGLQIGSTIKLLIGGKEVAVPIAAFCSNGDPAAVYMDKLQLTKALGISPDIYNASFTNSLGADARQGAGSKVISTENMRKEMQDQASSSQLSAVLNQVIGGVIAVIMVWLVALITVEENKNNMAILRIIGYSEREIANMLLNIYMAIVIVSYCVFTPISLLVVRYILNLVSLNTNDFIPLIYSIYTFVLVLAIIAAIYYAVLFAVRRLHAHTFGASPANM, translated from the coding sequence ATGAGAAACGTAATGAGGTTTGTGTGGCGCGATTTGTTGAAGCATCGGCTGCAGGTATGGCTTATGCTTCTCCTCATCGTGGCTACATCCTTTATTTATTTCTTTATTCAATATGCTTCGGACGGAATCCTCACGGAATACGAGCGCTTTGCCGAAGCGAGCGGCCAGGAGCATTTTGCTTTCCGCCCGAATCTGGCCGTCCTGCTGGAGGAAGAGAAGCTGCGGCAGCTCGCGCGGAGGGAATCCATATCTCAGCAAGATCTAGACTCGCTTGGACTGGAGAACCTGATCGATACCGGCATGCTGCGGCTGCCGGATGAAGAAGCTGCGGCGGCCGCGCGCTTGAGCGAGGAATATCGATTCCATGCGGACGAGATGAAATATAAAGAGAACGTCGAGCAAGGAATGCTCTATCGCTGGTACGATGATGCCAGCGGGCGGAGCGTAAATCGGATTCACGTCGTCGAAGGGCGGCTGCCCGCAGACAACGGCGAAATTGCCGTTGCCTTACATGCCGATACGGGGCAGCCGTGGAAGGTCGGCGATCGGCTGACAATCGGGGATCAGGCATACGCCATTACTGGAACGGTCATACTTCCCGAACAAATGCGGCGATATGCCGCTGACGCGGAACGACCTTTCGATATTATCGTGTCCGCGAAGCAATATGAAGGGATTAACGGCAAGGAATTTCACTATTTTAGCGGACGTTTCCGAGATGGAGTATATAAGGAAGATGCAATCCGTCAAATGGCACAGGACGTACGCTTTGCTTCCTTCCTGCCTGCTCAAGACAATCCCGGGGCGACGGAACTGGCGAAGGGCGCGGCTTCCAATTCCGGGATGGCGCTCCTGTTTCTGATAATCTTGACGTTGTTATGCACAGGGGTATTTCTCATCTTTCTGAATCGCCGCCTGCGGCAGCAACAGAAATCACTGGGATGTCTCATTGCGTTAGGCTATCCGCGCGCCCAGCTCCGTAAGGCCTACGTCGCCATTCATGCGGCGCTATGTGCGGCTGGCGTTATTCTGGGTCTGCTTCTCGCTTATTTTGCCAGCGATTTGCTTCTCCAGCAGTTTCAGGCCCAATATGTGATGCCCGCTTTTCCGAAGAAGCTTGACGCTTCTTCCTTGCTGACGGGCGTGCTTGTCATCATGATCGGATTCAATGCGTCTTCCTATTGGATGGTGGCCCGGATTATGAACGGCGACGCGGCTGCGATGCTTCACGCCCGGCAGAAGCAGGAACACGTTAATTTCCTTACCAGGCGGGTAAGCGGCGCAACGGCTGGTCTGCCTTTCATCTGGCGGGTTAAATTGCAAATGTCTGTTCGAAGTCTGAAAATGATCGTTATGCTCGGCATTACGGTACTGCTGTCGTCGATCCTGTTTATTATGGGCTTGTCATTGAATCAGTCCAGCTCCATTGCGGCGGAACAGAGATTTCGCGGAGTTAACTACCAATACGATATTCAATATGCGGAAGCAAGGATTTCTCAGCATGATGAGAGCCGCAATGATTATTATATGCAGAAGAACAAGCGCATGGCGTGGGACGAGGGCAGCGGCAAGCGGGCGGGAGCGACGGTCAATCTGCTGGCATTCGATGGCGACGAACAGTGGCTGACATTGTCGGACGGAAGCGGACGGGAGATAAATGCCAAGCTGAAGGAAGGAGCCATCGTGCACGTGTCCAAGGCGCACTTATACGGCTTGCAAATCGGCTCGACCATCAAGCTCCTTATCGGCGGCAAGGAAGTTGCCGTTCCGATTGCAGCCTTCTGTTCTAATGGAGATCCGGCGGCCGTTTATATGGATAAGCTGCAGTTGACGAAGGCTCTCGGCATTTCACCGGATATTTACAACGCTTCGTTCACGAATTCGCTTGGGGCTGATGCGCGGCAGGGAGCGGGCAGCAAAGTCATATCCACCGAGAACATGCGCAAGGAGATGCAGGATCAGGCGTCCTCCTCGCAGCTGAGCGCCGTCCTGAATCAGGTCATCGGCGGTGTCATCGCGGTCATCATGGTGTGGCTCGTCGCTTTGATAACGGTAGAAGAGAACAAAAATAACATGGCCATACTCCGCATAATCGGGTACAGCGAGAGGGAGATAGCCAATATGTTGTTGAATATATATATGGCGATTGTGATCGTTTCATATTGCGTGTTCACGCCGATCTCTTTATTGGTTGTGAGATATATACTCAACTTGGTTTCGCTTAACACGAACGATTTTATTCCATTGATCTACAGTATTTATACATTTGTTTTGGTGCTGGCTATCATTGCAGCCATTTATTATGCCGTGCTCTTCGCCGTTAGGCGGTTGCATGCGCATACCTTCGGCGCGTCCCCGGCTAACATGTGA